A window from Electrophorus electricus isolate fEleEle1 chromosome 7, fEleEle1.pri, whole genome shotgun sequence encodes these proteins:
- the slc26a5 gene encoding prestin, with amino-acid sequence MEHDVCTMEEPSSSLAYRLERPVFSEDYISSRLLHKKERTPQTARQRVAQHLRCSSEKAKSVLVGLLPILSWLPSYPVRKYLFGDVVSGLSTGVMQLPQGLAYAMLAAVPPVNGLYSSFYPVVLYTLFGTSRHISVGTFAVISLMIGGVVVREVPDSMFPLNGTNGTGGVDVDARDVRRVQVAVVLTTLVGLIQLVLGILRFGFVAIYLSEPLVRGFTTAASVHVFASQLKYLFGIKTGRFSGPLSVVRGVVAVFTNITSTNITTLIVGLVCIVFLYAVKVFNERFKKKLPIPIPGEIIVVIISTGVSYGVSLFEKYNVDIVGKIPTGLLPPSCPDFSVLPHLVTDAVAIAVVSFSMGISLAKIFALKYGYSVDGNQELIALGLCNFLSSFFHTFAITSSMSRSLVQESTGGKTQVAGFLASLLVLLVIVAIGFLFQPLPQTVLAAVIMVNLLGMFKQVKDIPALWKTSKIELVVWLASFMASVLLGLDYGLLVAIGFSILTVIYRTQRPKSVVLGHVSDTGLYCDIEEYEEATECSGIKIFQLNSSIYFANSDLYVSALKEKTGVDPTRLLAERKLQQKRRRRQREGKPSKEQSHAEKRAAVIRLDAEQGVAHDLLPTQKQEGMQKNGKLAESQDEEEELCVQPLCSVHSIILDLTPVNFMDSVGAKAVKAIIKEYATINVKIVLAGCSRTLLSELSTMQFFSDAVTPGLIFPTIHDAVLHCQQREASVICPADQ; translated from the exons ATGGAACATGATGTGTGTACCATGGAGGAGCCTTCCTCTAGCCTGGCGTACCGTCTTGAGCGGCCTGTTTTCAGCGAGGACTACATCAGCTCCAGGCTTCTGCATAAGAAGGAGAGGACACCCCAGACCGCCAGACAGAGGGTAGCCCAACACTTGCG CTGTTCCTCTGAAAAGGCCAAGTCTGTGCTCGTCGGTCTGCTGCCCATCCTGTCATGGCTGCCGTCTTATCCCGTCAGGAAGTACTTGTTTGGGGACGTTGTGTCTGGGCTCAGTACAGGTGTCATGCAGCTCCCTCAAG gtCTTGCCTATGCTATGCTGGCAGCTGTTCCCCCAGTCAATGGCCTGTATTCCTCTTTCTACCCTGTTGTTCTCTACACTCTATTCGGTACCTCTAGGCATATATCAGTGG GTACATTTGCGGTGATCAGTCTGATGATCGGGGGCGTGGTGGTGAGAGAGGTCCCCGACTCCATGTTTCCTCTGAACGGCACCAACGGGACTGGAGGGGTGGACGTGGACGCCCGGGACGTCAGGAGGGTGCAGGTGGCTGTGGTCCTCACTACACTAGTGGGGCTCATTCAG CTGGTACTGGGCATCCTGCGCTTTGGCTTCGTGGCCATTTACCTGAGCGAGCCCCTGGTGCGGGGCTTCACTACCGCCGCCTCTGTGCACGTCTTCGCCTCACAGCTCAAGTACCTGTTCGGGATTAAAACCGGGCGATTCAGCGGGCCGCTGTCCGTCGTCCGT GGTGTCGTAGCAGTCTTCACAAACATCACCAGCACAAACATCACCACTCTCATCGTGGGATTGGTGTGCATCGTTTTTCTCTACGCTGTGAAAGTATTCAACGaacgttttaaaaaaaaactacccATCCCCATCCCTGGAGAGATCATAGTG GTGATCATCTCGACTGGGGTCTCATATGGGGTCTCTCTTTTTGAGAAATACAATGTTGACATTGTGGGCAAAATTCCTACAGG ATTGCTTCCACCCAGCTGCCCAGATTTTTCTGTCCTGCCTCACCTGGTCACGGACGCCGTGGCTATCGCAGTCGTCAGCTTCTCAATGGGAATTTCCTTAGCCAAAATCTTTGCTCTCAAGTATGGTTACAGTGTGGACGGAAACCAG gaGCTGATTGCACTGGGCTTGTGTAACTTCCTTAGTTCCTTTTTCCACACGTTCGCCATCACCTCTTCAATGTCTCGCAGTTTGGTCCAAGAGAGTACAGGGGGGAAGACACag GTTGCTGGGTTCTTGGCCTCCCTGCTTGTCCTGCTGGTGATCGTGGCCATCGGATTCCTCTTCCAGCCCCTGCCGCAG ACTGTGCTTGCTGCTGTTATCATGGTGAACCTTCTGGGCATGTTCAAACAAGTGAAGGACATTCCTGCCTTGTGGAAGACCAGCAAAATCGAACTG GTGGTGTGGCTGGCCTCCTTCATGGCTTCTGTTCTGCTGGGTCTGGACTATGGGCTGCTTGTGGCTATAGGCTTCTCCATCCTTACCGTCATCTACAGAACGCAGAG ACCCAAAAGTGTTGTTCTTGGACACGTCTCAGACACTGGGTTGTACTGTGACATCGAGGAGTATGAAGAG GCCACTGAATGTTCAGGGATTAAGATTTTCCAGTTAAATTCCTCCATCTACTTTGCAAACAGTGACCTGTACGTGAGCGCTCTCAAAGAGAAG ACGGGGGTGGATCCTACACGACTGCTGGCAGAGAGAAAGTTGCAGCAGAAGCGCAGGAGAAGGCAGAGAGAAGGCAAGCCAAGCAAGGAGCAGAGCCATGCGGAGAAACGCGCCGCTGTTATCAGACTG GATGCGGAACAGGGCGTGGCTCACGACCTGCTGCCGACCCAGAAACAGGAAGGCATGCAGAAGAACGGGAAGCTGGCGGAGAGccaggatgaggaggaagagctcTGTGTCCAGCCGCTCTGCTCCGTCCACTCCATCATACTGGACCTCACCCCTGTGAACTTCATGGACTCGGTGGGAGCCAAGGCTGTTAAGGCG ATTATTAAGGAGTATGCGACCATAAACGTGAAAATCGTCCTTGCTGGCTGTAGCA GAACTCTGCTTTCTGAGCTCAGCACGATGCAGTTCTTCAGTGATGCCGTGACCCCTGGTCTCATTTTTCCCACAATTCATGATGCTGTACTACACTGCCAGCAGAGGGAGGCCTCTGTCATCTGCCCCGCCGACCAATGA
- the psmc2 gene encoding 26S proteasome regulatory subunit 7 has product MPDYLGSEQRKVKEEEKDDGPIRALDEGDIALLKTYGQSTYSRQIKQVEDDIQQLLKKINELTGIKESDTGLAPPALWDLAADKQTLQSEQPLQVARCTKIINADSEDPKYIINVKQFAKFVVDLSDQVAPTDIEEGMRVGVDRNKYQIHIPLPPKIDPTVTMMQVEEKPDVTYSDVGGCKEQIEKLREVVETPLLHPERFVNLGIEPPKGVLLFGPPGTGKTLCARAVANRTDACFIRVIGSELVQKYVGEGARMVRELFEMARTKKACLIFFDEIDAIGGARFDDGAGGDNEVQRTMLELINQLDGFDPRGNIKVLMATNRPDTLDPALMRPGRLDRKIEFSLPDLEGRTHIFKIHARSMSVERDIRFELLARLCPNSTGAEIRSVCTEAGMFAIRARRKIATEKDFLEAVNKVIKSYAKFSATPRYMTYN; this is encoded by the exons ATGCCAGATTATTTAGGATCAGAACAACGCAAAgtaaaagaggaggagaaggacgACGGCCCAATTAGAG CTCTGGATGAAGGCGATATCGCTCTTCTGAAAACCTAC GGCCAGAGCACCTATTCACGTCAGATTAAACAGGTGGAAGATGACATCCAGCAGCTTCTCAAGAAGATAAATGAACTCACAG GTATTAAAGAGTCTGATACAGGATTGGCTCCTCCTGCATTATGGGATTTAGCTGCAGACAAGCAGACGCTGCAGAGCGAGCAGCCTCTACAGGTGGCCAG atgcacaaaaataatcaatgcTGACTCTGAGGATCCAAAGTACATCATCAACGTGAAGCAGTTTGCCAAGTTTGTGGTGGACCTGAGTGATCAGGTCGCCCCCACGGACATTGAGGAAGGAATGAGAGTTGG TGTTGACCGAAATAAGTATCAGATCCATATTCCACTCCCACCCAAAATTGATCCCACCGTAACTATGATGCAG GTAGAGGAGAAGCCAGATGTAACCTACAGTGACGTGGGAGGCTGCAAAGAACAAATCGAGAAACTGCGAGAAGTGGTGGAGACCCCTCTGCTTCAT CCGGAGCGCTTCGTGAACCTGGGCATTGAACCTCCTAAAGGAGTGCTGCTCTTCGGCCCGCCAGGCACTGGTAAGACGCTGTGTGCCCGTGCTGTGGCCAACCGCACCGATGCCTGCTTCATCAGGGTCATCGGCTCGGAGCTGGTACAGAAATACGTGGGAGAG GGCGCCAGGATGGTGCGAGAACTGTTTGAAATGGCTAGGACCAAGAAGGCTTGCCTCATCTTTTTTGATGAAATTGATGCCATTGGAG GAGCCCGTTTTGATGACGGTGCTGGAGGAGACAACGAGGTGCAGAGGACCATGCTGGAACTGATCAACCAGCTGGATGGCTTCGACCCCAGAGGGAACATCAAGGTCCTGATGGCTACAAACCGACCCGACACCCTGGACCCGGCTCTCATGAGGCCTGGCCGGCTGGACCGCAAGATTGAGTTCAGTCTGCCTGACTTAGAA GGCCGTACCCACATCTTTAAGATCCACGCCCGTTCCAtgagtgtggagagagacaTTCGTTTTGAGCTTCTGGCACGCCTCTGTCCCAACAGCACAG GTGCCGAGATCCGGAGCGTGTGCACGGAAGCTGGGATGTTCGCCATCAGAGCCCGAAGAAAAATCGCCACGGAGAAAGACTTCCTAGAGGCCGTGAACAAAGTCATCAAGTCCTACGCCAAGTTCAGCGCTACCCCGCGATACATGACCTACAACTAG